AATAtcacattataattaatatttcaatacatttaCTGAGTTAATTTTGCTTGTAAGTTATATTATAACTTAGCAAAATAAACTAagtaatagaataattataatatcatattcACAATTCAAgtcacacccacacacacacacacacacacacacacacacacacacacacacatataagtatacattaataataatttcaaataccTAATATGTTGATTACTTATAaagtgcaatttaaaaaaatatatcttatatgtatatgtgcgtAGATGtagatatgtatttaaattattaattcaaattttttttgtagataaagGGCTAACATTTAATGAAATTGGAGAAACACcccaaaaaaaacaaaaactcaGTTTTTTTAAAAGCCAAGAATATACAAATTCGGACGAATTACAAGccaataaattagaaaataaaatttcaatatttaaagaagaaacaaaaagaaCTGATTGTTCAactgataataattatgtatgtatatattctaagagtttttatattaattatttgtaaaaattattgtaatgtaaaatagaattaaatataattaattaattttaggatttagaacgtattttaaaaaattcagtgaAAGGTCACTCCGTTTTATCTGCATATCAATTCCAAGGGGAATTAGATGAAAAGCATCGAAACATTTTGGCTGATATTATTGTGCATCATGAATTAAAGGATAATTTAAATGCTcggttattataatattttcttactattattataagattaattacatatatttttaaaaatgtataaaaaatactccttttttgtattattatagaGTTACTTCTGAACGTGCAGAGTTTATtgctgaaaaaataattaatttatttcctaaAGAAGAAAAGGTTAGTcattttaaatgtacaataatacaaaattctattgtttaaagaaataatttatatttctttttatgaattatatttaaatgtttatatttaaatatttaaataaaattatttttattttgttataggaTACTTGgatacttagagaaaaaaataaaaaaggtaaaAGTGTTGGAAGAGGtaaaattttgatcaaatttcaAACTATACGAAGAAACTTAATCAAATCTGGAGCTATTACTGTGCAAATAAAAAAGgagcaagaaagagaagaaacagACGATTGTTTTGAAGGCATGTTTCTTAAATAATGTTCAAACatgatttaaaaacattttaaacaattcatatttgcttttatttgtAGGTGACACGGATTATGAGCAATATATTTTGTGGTTGCAAAACAATGATACACCGTGGATTAAAGTAACTCAATTATGGGAGAAAACATCAAAAATAAGACTAAAATCTTTACGATCCGATAATCAAAGTATCCAAGACTACATTAGACTTTATTCTGCTTTAGAAGCATCTCAGGGATATACTTTAGtaagagtataaaaataattatctttaggttttttcattaattgatatttatttcatattataattttttgtgttaaaattttgtacaagttttaagtattatttaatatttattatcacaaattattcattgtttttttaagcaataattttatttgattaatcatGTCAAcctaattctttttattttagtggaaaaggattttgagGAATTATATCCTGATGCACATATGAAACTATATGCGGAATGGGCTAAATTATCATgtttcatagaaaaaaaattaactaaaatagaACCTAAATTCAAAGCAGCTTCAAATCCAGGTATGACAAATACGCGTGcgctaaaatttattataataaacttaatcctttactatttctattattgtatttatataccttatttttttattactatacaTTCACGTCATACACACAATTGTAgcaattgtgaaaaatatcctttttaattgaataataatctaatacaaatatttttcatattttcttcacaatatttaataaatttttaatctaattaatttctaaaattattgctttttatagaaaaaaaaacaatacagcTTTTGCTGcgactaccttctctctttcCGATATATACCGCAGTTGTTGGAAAAGGAAGAGGTTGTAATTGGCGACCATCGTTATGTGAAAGACGAGAAGCATTTTTATGGGAAATGGAGGTATGAaaactttattgtaatttttacagtattaaagatttaattagttatttatagATTTCGCACCCacataattttttgacatttaataataatattttaatatatttacttatttttaatattttatataaaaaaagttatatataaaaaaataagaagagtCCAGCGCAGTAAATAGAAATTATtcccaaattatattttatagaaatgttatataatattatataattattatttaacattatttgttcaattttatacatattataataaattttttaaattttgtttcttagaCATATGGCGATTTAAACACTAAAATccaagaaagaagagagaagttaaatattttcaaattgacATTGCAACCACAAGCTGTCATTATAGGCTCATCGGAAACTGACAAAAGGCGTAGCTTTGTCATTGTTGATACAATACGCTACGAAGTGGAAACACCATTAAAAGCTATAGATATAGCTTTCAAATGTATTCACAGTTTGCATGCTGAATATCCTAAAGAATGTGaacaagtttttctttttctacagAAAGGTATCTACggtattaatacaaaatatgataAGAAATTTAGTGCTGTTAGTACTTTGGTTAAGGAATATGAGATTTTTTCCTTATGAAAAACGCgtcttttattacataaaatgtattttattacatttgtcatTAGTatcccacatagaaattgacctccagtggatgtccatcgcccttccatacctccatgggacgtctatctccatggtggaagtcagatggacgtctattagaagtccatgaaacctccatagctccatgggattttacttccattatggaagtcagatagatctccattagacatgcattcaacctccatagctccatgggattttagttccatcatggaagtcagatagatctccattagacatccatccaacctccatagctccatgggattttacttctatcatggaagtcagatagatctccattagacatccatcctacctccatagctccatgggattttatttccatcatagaagtcagatggacgtcgattagaagtccattaaacctctatagcttcataggattttactttcatcatggaagtcagatggacgtccattagaagtccataaaatttctatagcttcatgaaattttacttttatcatagaagtcagatagattccgtaaagcatataatgcgcatgacgttatccttgttgatcattagaagttaaacaaggataaaatgttatattacgtatatcATGCGCTCTCTGTACGGAATttgatcattatctctttatcaaaacaattatgcaactaatttgtttataacaattataacaactatgacaattaaaaaagcgtcatatatgtttttttagcaatttttctcggtgaatcgattggcgcaatcagttctcctctacagtcagttttgacaatttgtttataacaactaattgcaaaattaactttggcaacgggctttttacgtcattaatgttttttcatgcttcgatactatttctaattgttgttttttgactgatttggccatgggcagaaacaagttttaattatttatataatttatattaaaaatatctaaggctaaataaacaaaaggttaataagagtgttcgcgcgatacccaagacgccagttttttcttgttcaaatttattcagctttacttcaaatataactttttattaacaatctcacaagtgtacgtttagctcagtgttaagatactagtTATCGTTCCgaaaatcttaggttcgaatcccgccggcgccgatgcgtttcaaaaatttataaaatagtacgtaattgtaattagtaaattaaaatgttatatgtgaaacagtgaatacagattaagctataaaaataataaaatttgtttaaaaaaaaattttttttaccgtccattagatgcccactgaaggtccgaacctccacggtacacgtccattaataatctaagtaacatctgctgagactccataaagcctctattaataatccacgtgacatcggtttgtcatccactaaggctctatgaaccctttattaatgatccacgtaacgtctaatggacatccgttgttaacgtctaatggacgtccaatggacgtgcgcagtgcggaactgtggatgtctagtggccgtccattggatgtccatgggacgtccactggaaggtccgaacttccacggcaaacgtccattagacgtccattggaggttttagttctatgtgggtatagttataaaacgttttcatttttttttcattttatttagagaaatttctttaaaattttttcttaaagaatgtcctttatttcttttacaagtttgattcaaatatttatgtttattttgaat
The window above is part of the Solenopsis invicta isolate M01_SB chromosome 8, UNIL_Sinv_3.0, whole genome shotgun sequence genome. Proteins encoded here:
- the LOC120358567 gene encoding uncharacterized protein LOC120358567, with protein sequence MKLYAEWAKLSCFIEKKLTKIEPKFKAASNPEKKTIQLLLRLPSLFPIYTAVVGKGRGCNWRPSLCERREAFLWEMETYGDLNTKIQERREKLNIFKLTLQPQAVIIGSSETDKRRSFVIVDTIRYEVETPLKAIDIAFKCIHSLHAEYPKECEQVFLFLQKGIYGINTKYDKKFSAVSTLVKEYEIFSL